CGCTGTGCCCTTGACTCATGATCACAAACCTCATCTACCAGAGGAAGCTCAGAGGATAAAATTGGCAGGGGGAGCGGTAACGAATGGCAGGGTTGATGGAAACCTCAACCTTAGTAGATCATTAGGGGATTTAGCCTTCAAAAGGGACACTTGTTTACAACCACATGAACAACGTATATCTGCTTTCCCCGATGTAAGAGTGTGTCCCCTTAGCAGTCAAGATGAGTTTGTGATAATTGCTTGTGATGGTATTTGGGATTGCAAAACCAATCAGGAGGCTGTCAACTTTGTACGGGACAAGATATCTGCTTGCGTCCCACTGTCTAGCATATGTGAGCAATTGTGCGATGCATGTCTATCAAGGAACCCGTCAGAAAACGATGGTATTGGATGCGACAACATGACTTGTGTTATTGTGGATTTGGCACCCGGAATAAAAAAGGGAGATCCGGGTACCACGGTACTCTACGGCTGGGATTCGGACCCATTTATCAACCGTGAACTATCCGATCTCTCTGATTGAACCCCTGTAATTAATATTCCACATCGAAACGCTagtttaataattgaacACTCATACTCGTTATCACCACAGACAACAATAATAGAAACGattgaaaattaataacagtGTAACCGACAAAATTGTAACAGAGATTATGGATATCTTTTGTTAGGATTGGGTTATTTactataattttacattttagCGTTCAATTTTAGCAATCATAACAGAGCCTCATCATAAGGTCGATTTATCTTTTTGATCCATTTAACCACCTTAAAACCtgcaaatttatacaaattcaaCTCCTACTGTCGCTATGTATTAGTCTTGCAATTATTCCTGGAATCTTGAGGGTGTAATTATGGAcgcaaaaataattaaccATGGAAGTAGGCAATAAATTTCTAAAACAAAAAGTTACCAGCTTGCCCTACTAACCCCGGGGATCCATCCTTTGCCCAAAAATTCCCTCACCTTATGTCTACACATTCCGAAAATTCCAATTACTCCTCGTGATCGGCCTAGATGACAACTCTTATACCTGTAACAATGCACCTTCTCCTGAAACGCACAGGTGAGGAATCTCGGGGCAAACTGTCAAGTTTGTATTTCCAGTACAGAACCTCTTGAAGAGTGGCGGCATCTTTTACATATCTTTTGTACGTTCGTCTGATATTGCGATAAATGGTACTTTGGTATTTTTTTTTCATGTTCCTGACGACCACTGCTCGATCCACACCCATGAATGACATATCGGGGGCTGAATTAGATCAGAATACGTGAAAGCTGATGCAGAATTTCTTATTTTagatcaaaattattggaCATTGATAATTACATACCCATCATCCTGCCCCAAAAGCCTAGCGGTCTGACCGGTTTCCTAAACACATCCTCTGGGGGGTCTGGCCCGTAAGCCCTAATTTGTTTTTGCACACTTTCTGGCGTATCTTCCCACAGTGGCAATTCACCACTAGTAGACCCATTACTAACAGATTTTACATAATTGGAACGGATTCTCGAGAGTTTTATGATAGTTGGCACAGGTTTGTATGCgctaaatttattgcaattattCGAAATTATGTGCGATAAATGACTAGTGTTGAGTATGTAACATAAGGCAGGCAAATATGCCAATATCATAGAAGGTGACATACCCCAGTTCACTATGGATTCACTAAGGCCTCCCCTGATCATCGGATATACTggtaacattttaaatatccGAATTATTTGCACCAATTCCATATCTACACAAATTTCTTAATTACACATGCATACGAAACCACTCATATTAATGAGCATTGCAGTATACTATGTAATTCAATACACTTGCGCATGCTCTACAATCTATATTGTGTcaatatgtttatttgtgtctttaaataatgaaattaatttgaatacCAGCTAGTTAATGTTAATCTAGATACTTGTGACTGCTGGCGTCTGGTAGTGCCTATactaaatttgaattttccGCTGAAAATAGCATATAACTTATTCCCCGGactcaaatatttacaaccCAAATTTACGCCCATTGACTACTCAACTTATTCGCCAATTGACGTGCCCTTTATCGAACAGCCCTTTCTCTATATCCTGCTTATCTCACTGCCAGACCTCAAGATCTACAAGTCAAACACTAGGCCACTTATCCAGTCATGGTTGAAAAAAATGTCTTATATTGAAGGGGAAAGGGCTATAATGATATACTCTGAGAACAATAAAGACAACACATCCACCAAGGCCGTTGACAAGGTTAGGCACGATATATCAGTTGCGCATCATAATAAGTGCCACGTTTACACACTGAGCTCCGATACATTTAAACACGCAGATAAATTCATTGATCTGATTATCGCATGTTTAGTGGCACGCAGAGAACATTTAGAAGATTCATACAACATTATGTGGAGCCGAATGATCCAAACAAGCGCTCCACTCTttgattttaaacaaatttttagcACCAGTGAAAATTTGGCTTCATTCTACATGCAAACTTGCGAATATGCACATGCACTTAAAATTTACGACAGACTGGCTGTCAGCAAAGGTACTGAACTTGATTTCCCAAAATTTCTTAACttatttgttgatatatCACAAACATGCGATTTGGATCAGccaacaataattttgtcaGACAAACTATATGCTTGCGTGGATGAATTAACCAACCAGCAAAAGAGTTACCTCTACTTTTCTCAGTACCGCCTTGGCATGGCTCTCCAATTATACCGCCTGATTGGCAGTAGCAACCAAAATACTAACTGTTTAAAAGATTGCCTTGAGTTTATAACCTCCAATAGGAGGCTGATGAATGGCGTTGAACCCGCGGCCAAGGTCCACAGATGGTTCCTAAAGACCACGTTAGAGCTCGCAAATAGTTGCATTACAACAGCCCTCTCAGCTCACTCATTGTCAACACCAATAAATGATGGTACTGTTACAGGGGATAAAGGTGAAAAGGTAGATGTAGAAAATAGTGGGTTGTTGCAAGAATACCGATTACTTGGGATGCTGTATTCACATGCTTACTTCTTGTCCAAATTGGAATCCGATGAGGTTACCATCGGTAGCTTGCGCGACACGGCCATAAATTATTTCGAGATGGGGGGGTACCACAGATTCTCCAAGGCACTATCGTTATTAGATGACGCCAGTGGGTGTGAAACGGGTAAATGGGTCAGTGCCTGGGATCTTCCATATCCGCCGTTTATTTGTTTGGACGTTTCTTTTGGAGTGGCAGAGTTGTCGAATATGCCATTTCCCAcgcaaatatataacacttTTAACAATACAGCAGTGCccttacaatttttttgccCCTTGATCACAGCTAAATCAGTGCAGCCAATGCCACTCACAGTTGAActtacatttttatcggTTACAAAAGGGGATGTGCTAATTAAATCCAACGTTCTTGTACCAGTCGGGGGCAGTGAAACAGATAAATTTAGGCTAAAAGAATCGCTTATTCTACCAGAAGGAATGTGGCTGCTCAAGTTTGTGGCCCATTATggcaaaattttgtatccCCGTGATATTGCCTCAACAACCCTATCCGATATGAGAtgttttgacaatttatcCCTGTGTTCgtttaaatgtataattaaagTCACTTGCCCATTGTCACTAAAAATGTACTCGGATAAAGTGATAGAGACGCTTGACTGTGCTCAATGGGTTTGTGGCCACGACAACTACATAGAATTCACTTCTATCGTAGACCCATTCGAGCTAATTTCCCCTATCCCACTAGTCCTAATTGACCCCTCAAATGGCAATGCAATTGGCGATTCTGAGTCATATACCTATAGATTCAACGCTGGCAGCTACAAGTTTCTGGTCGATTGCCATATCGCAGAGAGATTCGTTGGCCATGTCGTTATGAAGAGTTGTGACAATTCCACGATGattaaaacaaaaatcGCTGTATTCCCGCTATTCGAAATAAATGTGCATTATATGTCAGAACTCTTTCTCCAGCTTGAGATTACAGCACTCAAGTCCATCAACATGCAGTTGCAAATTGGTGCTCCAGGCACCGAGGGATTGAATGGGCCAGACGGTAAAGGCAGCCCAGAAATAAGATCATTCCCACCCTTGATTCCCCTCATCCCTTTTTATGTAATACTTGACGGTGCGACAAAACAATGTGAACATACGCTAATTATGAATTACGAGAATAAGACCTACAAATTCAGGGTCGACAATTTGCTGGGCAAACAAAATCAGAATCAACGCAAACTGGGCGTTAGAATCAGCGCCAGTGATGATGTGGGTACCGGTGAACCGTTTGCGGTGAGTTTGTATGGATCGGAAAGTGAGGCTGTTGCTTGTGAGTTTGAGGATAGTGACGATTTCATTCTGGTAAGTTTGTATCTATGCAGTGCGGATGGAATAGAAAGGTTTTTCTGCAGGAAGAGTCAAAGTTATTGCACGTACAGGTGCATCTGATCCCTGTTGGCCCTCATGGGTCCAGTGTGCTTCCTCCCCTTAAGGTGACTAGCTACCCCAGCGACAAGTTGCTAGGGGTGTTGCAAAAGCATGTGTACGTTGCACCCTCAAAAATTGCGACCTTTAAAGTCACTGAGTTGCCTTAAATTTTAGGATGTAATAGCTATAGATGTGGCGAGTTTTAGTGGCTGGTGGTGGCCCAGCGGGGCTCTATGTGTGCAGGAATCTTCTTAATTTGCCCCTGAAAGTTAGTAATTTCTCCTACACAGATGCACATAGATTTATACGAAAAATCACAGTCTCTGTATGGATTACTTTGCACGGGTGTTTCGCCggataaattatcactcAAATCATTAATTCCCTCCTTTGATTCTACGCTTTCTAACCCAAATATTCGCGTTCATTTGGGTCAGAAAGTGGTATCCCAGTTATCACACAGGGAGAGATGATTTCAGCATCTGAAATTGCAATGAATTACGATTTTATGATATTGTGTACTGGCGCCACGGGTAAATATTGGCTAATATAGTACCCAGGAACATTATAATTTCGGGAGAATCAAACGGGAGGGTATTCCAGGCATTGGACTTTTGCAACTATTACAACGGATTCGGTTCTAGAAACGCGGAAGATATCATGCGATGTTTGGGAAATAACAATGCAACCCATGCTACGGTGATAGGGTAGGCGCCTTTTCCCGGTGAACGgatacaaaatttgcatcaatttaccaatatatATCAGACTAATTCAGCAACGGGAATGTGGCCCTTGATATAGCCAAAATGCTGCTATATCCGCGCAGAGTAATACCTGCTAATTCAGTCCTTGGAACACACGTTGATGTCCAAACACATAATCAACACTTTGCCACAACTGGAAAAGGTTTATATTGTTGGAAGAGGGGGTTGGATTAATGTAGGCATTGGTCAATTTAGGCAAAATTCACTAATGCGCAGTTAGGATCTATTGTAAATTCGGATCTATTTCACCCTGTAATTTCCCCAGCAAACTATGAAAAGTCCATTAACCTACATTCAGGTCTTTTGTCTGTAGGCAAAACGGTTATTTAGATGGCTAATACTACTTCTGGCCGTGCTATAGAACGGCGGCGAAAGATCGTCGAAAGGatggcaaaaaattaccatATCAACGGGAAAAGGATATTAGAATTTATTTTCCATTCAAATGTCACAAAAATATCGCAAGGAACGGCAAAAATGgatatacaaatatcaaattgtgCAGAGCATCCCATAAATGTCGAATCTAATGTCATATTTAAAGCTTTGGGGTTTGAAAGGGATCAGCTGACTTTGGATTTACTTTCCCGAGAAAATGCTGAGATATTTAAGGCGAATTGTTGCCACTTTGCGAGCGTTGGATGGAGTAAATTCGGTGCAAAGGGGGATTTGTCAACCACAATTTTGCAGGCAAAGGTCAGTTACATTTCATTTAGGAGTGCGCTGAGTTTGTCAACCACATAACGTCGCTATTTAAACCGAAATCTGGCATATAGTCAGCCGCTTTATTCGTACATTGGTTCTGGTATTTCAACTGGCTCTGGGGTATTTAATTTCCTGGCAAGTTgctatgtaatttttactGTACCTTAAGTTTTTCAATCCTACCCACGTCACTATCGAGTTCCAGGGCAACATCTATCGCGTTGCATATAGGTGTCAAGTCGTAAGATCCATCCTTTTGGTGTATATTACACCTGATTAGAAGTTTTAACACCAATGGTAAGTGGGACTTGGCCAATgtgcaatatttaatgatcCACCTATATTACATTACGATATGCATTGGTCAGTTgtagatataatttaacCGGGGTAAAGTATTATGGGTTGTTATTGAAATGGATAAGCATACCTAATAATGGCATCTCTTGGAGTATCCAAGTGTATTGCAGCTTGCAGGCATGAAATTGCTATTATGTACGTTTCGATGTCCGGTTTACTGGATATTATGCTAAACACATCTTTGATTAGATTTGTGTGTGATTTCCTATGGTATACAACCTTTACCAAAGTTTCTTGTCCAAAAAGAGGCACTTTGGCCAAGATTTCTGGCCTGGATATGTAATCAAGGGCCTGCTCAATTTCCTTGGCATTAACGTCGACATTTGTGTTGCCAGTCACCAGCGAATGTAGCATTGCTGGGATAATTTCTTTGTCAATAGATGATATGCCTTGGGACAAAGCTACTTTTAGCCACTTGGCAAAGCTCTCCGATTCTTTGTACAGGATTATGGCCTGGGCATAGGTGTTTGGGTGGAATTTATCAGTTACAGCTTTGAATATATCAGCATTGCTACTGTTAGAAACGATATCTGTTAGGCGTAAGTAGTCTACGGCATCACGACCGTCAACACTCAATTCCGATGCTGTTTTTGCTATATCTTCCACTCCCCTAGCAAATTTATGCTCTTTGAATACCAATGCCAACtcaatcaataaatttacatcCCTAGCTTTAATTCCGGGTAACACAGAGTCTGatacaaatttgcaaaCTAAAGTGTCAATTTTCTTGTCGTATTGAAGATCTTTTAGAAACTTGATCAACTTGTATTTGTCAATACCAATCTTGTCTTTGACAAATGTGTCCATTATTTGCGATAGATAATGATTGTCCACATTCAAAACTTGCGATATGGCATACGCAGTTAGTATGCCAAAGCAATCTATCTCTTTGTGTTGCCTAATCAAATAGTTCAACAACGTTTTTATTGTGGCTATAGATGATTCCATTTTTTTACAATTGCCGAGGTAATACACTGATTTTAGAAGTGATGGTATTTGTGCCGGTGCAATTAGAGGAGCTTGCGCCAATGCAAATTCGTTTATCTTGCATACAAGTTTGTCAGATATCATGTGTGATGGCAGATGAGTTAATTTCCTGCAAAGTGCAATGTAAAGCCagattgaaaaattggatATATTGGAGAGTAAATTCTCTTGCAAAGATTCCCATTCTTTAGGGTACGATTTGATGTACTTTATAACACCACAAATTGCTCGGCAAAAGTCCTACGTTGGTGTGGAGTTACCTCTGGGGGGAACGAACCACAATAACGGCTTAAATATGGTAATATAACATCGATTGTGTGTGTGCTGagtgtataattaaatatgtcTGTCGTGGTTAGATATAAAGATAAACAACTTGGAGTAATTAGTGAATATTCAAGTGCCACTCTGCGTTCAATTGCTTTGATCAAGTTGggtatataaatattggcAGTTGAATAGGCTAGTAGGATTGCGTGAAAGTGCTcaattttgatatcatcaattgatTTCGTCAATATATGACCAATTTTGTTAAACAGGACGTCCGAAAAATGATTTCCCTTGGCAAATCCATTCAAAATATGTACCAAGTCAAATGGAGTGAAGCAATTCAAAAGTCGCAAAGTGGCTGATTCGCATCTTCTCCAAAAATTGGAATTCTTCAAAAAAGCGTTACCTCCTACATAACTGCATCAATACCCGAGACAATCGTAGCATTTAGTTCTTTGGGTGTTTGGTAATGGATTGGAATCTTGACAAACTTGTGCGCTATTCTGTCCAATTTCTTATGTTTGAAGAATTGTCCCTCTGctgaatttttaatcacACTTGAGCTTTGATAATTCAGAGTAGACAGATATCGttttgtacaatttaaGCTGCtagatgtatatattaaaaacttCATTGGTAGCTGCATTACATTTGACAAAACAATAGATTAATAAAATGGAATTAGTGTACATATGGATAgtgtgtaattatttaagaTGTATTATCCTGTGCTATGGTATAATTTATGGTAATGTCATGCCCTACAGTTACAAATCCTTACTCTACCTTACTAGTTATGTAATAGTGAATGaaattgtgaaaattaCATGAAATGAAACTATCACAAGATGAAATCAAGTTCATAAGCGAACAGTTTTACATTGGAATTGAGGAGGCCCAAAAACACCTCTCCAAGCACGGAGGAGATATTAGAAAGACAGCTTACAGCATGGTTTTCGAGTGGCCAGTCAATTTACACAGGCAATAGTTcatcaaacaattattttattatgcAATGTGCCTAAAATTTAGCTTTTATGCGAAATATTTGGGCTATTTGTCACCAAGATCCGCAACAAAACTACCTAATCATTCTAGTCCGttatgtttaataataattaatcgACAGTTATTTACTTGCCCAGTGCCTAGGGCCCTTAATGAAGTGGCAAAGTTACCTTTGTTATCAAAACTTGGTCCTGAAAGGTTATGTTTTGTCTGGAACAAGCAATTTGAACCCAGAAAGGATGTGGCAACCATGACACTAGACAGTGGCAATTATCAACTATTTACTAGAAATAACAAGTTATTTCCAATGTTTATTACACCTCTTGTCTATAAGTATGGATTTGAAGTTttaatttggcaatttgtgGACCCCAAGTGCGCTTTGATTACATCACTTGAAACATATAAGcaagtaattattttgttatttagaaaGGTAGAGATTCCTACCCACTCCTAATATTTACAGCGTTTGACGAGCTTCTAGTGTCTCATAGGTTGGCACTATTGCGTGTAGATGTACTTTGcacaaaaataacaaagCACCAGGCTAGTACAATACTGAGGaacattataaaattttacataaatgACAGTTATTTTGAATGGGTTAAGCGGTTTAATGGTATGGGAGAGGAGTTTGACTTTCAGAGTTTTAAAGACAATTATCTAGACATGTTTAATTCAGAATCTGAATGTTAATGATTTTCAAACGTATGAACACATCATTGAGTGTTAGTTCAATATTAGTTTTTAATTTGCAAACACTGTAGGCGAAaagttataaattttattataaactAGTTTTTgagaaattttttgtacaaatgtcaaaattttgatgcAACTAATGCGCGTATTTTCATTTACACTATAACAGCGGTTTATGTCGAGTTCTATATTGGGTAGTATACGTGAGCTGTCCATGTTATGAATGGGCTGGAGAAGAAGATATTTCCAATCAACGAGTGGGAATGGCATACTTTGGAAAGGGATTTGGCGCATTGGATCAGAACTTCGGGTTACAGATTGGATCAGAGTGAGCAACGTCCCTTTCGTCGCGTTGGATTTTACACATTGATGAGCGGGGTAACATCTGGTTATTTAATTCACTTCTTGCTGGGAAATCTACCCAGAGTTCCCAAAAAAACTACTCGTATTGTGATTTCCATCTTCTCTGGTTTGTATTCTTCAGCAGTTAGTACTAGAATGTTGAGAAAGTCTGTTTTCTCTCAAGtaagttgataattttagagAAATTATCAGTTTTCTTAAAATTCTTACCCAACAACATCCTCAACTGTATCCATTTAGGTGCTGGAAATGAACAGTCCCCTCGGTGACACTGCACGACAGATACTATTGAATGCCCGCAATAATCAGATAATGCAACAAAATTTCAGGCAATCCACTGAATTTGTATCTCCAGCCACAGAATATGAGTCACTTAATTCGGGAGATATACTAAATGACCCCTATGACACTAATAGCAACATGCAACTGACTAGTATGAATAATAAGCTTGATGTACACAAAGAATCCGATGACAATAGTAATGTTAATGGATTAGGTAATATTGGTCGCGAGAAGTTCCGTTCCTGGGAGGATATCAGGAAGAAAAACTAGTTACTAACACCcttattgtacaattagCATTAGTCTAGAATCGTCATTGTATGTTAGTACTGGTTTGGCCGTCGTATCATATCTTAGTATCAGAGTATGCGAGTGTAGCAGCTTCGATCTATTTGCATCAAGTTGTTTGTCGCAGCATAAAATGACTGCTAGAATAGGATTACCTCGTTATTAGGATTATTAATAGTTTCAAAGTAGCGATTTGAAAACCCTCAAAAGTGTATAGACTAAAAAAAGGATGCAATCAAAGtaaattagtatattaCTTCTGAgcaatgtatttatttatataatggACTTTACAGATTTACTAATCAGTATGTAAGAGTGTAGGTTGCCGAGCGATTACGGTTTTGTTACTTAAAATGgtttattatatcaatatgtAACAAATGAAAATCCAAACCAATACCGATTTAAACCATACTCcataattttatgaatgaatataaatggGTGTCAAATATAGCAAACTAACGATGAAATAGATAAGATATTGAGGAAAGTTGCCATAATTAACAAAAGAATTGTGAAGGTTCTAGAAATGATCACATTTATACTTGATAAAATCAATCGCATTTGGGTGCCATGCCTTAACCCATGTGCCCATTAACTTAATACCCCCGTCCCCACGACAGTCAATCCAAACCACCCCGTCCCGGGCCAATTAAGGATCGTGGCATGGCCACATATTTGGAATGCTGCGAAGAACTACAATTTCAACATGGTTTGGCATACCTCACTTAGGCCCAATTGAAAAACTCTCTAACACAGATACGTGGCACAATGTACATTCTCTACCCATCGCAATCTCAAATTCACTCGATCTATTGGTTGTAGCCCTGAAAAATACACTGCATGTGTACAAGTGTTCCCAATATGCATCAGCTCTTATCACCAAATCCACGGATTTGGCCAGGGGAGAGATGGATGTAGACAGATCCAAGACTACGAATCTCTCTCTAAATAGCAACATTTTGGCGATAGAAGCATGCAAAACAAAGTCACTACTGGCCTATCAACTGGATACAGGCGAGGCTGGAGTTTTAGAATTGCATGATTTAGCCAAAAAACCCGTGCCACTACCTGAATTACGATGCTTCAGCTGGTCTGGCGACAAACTTATATGTTACCATACAAATCTGAACAACGAActggtaatttataattttgaaaaatacaCTGGAATATGTGATCTACCCGAAAATATCTCATGTAAAACGCCTGTTTTTAGCAGCGACATTTATATTTGCGCCTTGGAAACACCACAAATCGCCCCCTTTTGGGCAGTTGGCCATGCTAACCCGCCATTCTTTATCACAGTCACTGCAGACGGTTACGTATCAGAACGAATTGACATCTCCACGGAACAACATAATTGCAA
The DNA window shown above is from Babesia microti strain RI chromosome III, complete genome and carries:
- a CDS encoding hypothetical protein (overlaps_old_locusTagID:BBM_III00300), encoding MQLPMKFLIYTSSSLNCTKRYLSTLNYQSSSVIKNSAEGQFFKHKKLDRIAHKFVKIPIHYQTPKELNATIVSGGNAFLKNSNFWRRCESATLRLLNCFTPFDLVHILNGFAKGNHFSDVLFNKIGHILTKSIDDIKIEHFHAILLAYSTANIYIPNLIKAIERRVALEYSLITPSCLSLYLTTTDIFNYTLSTHTIDVILPYLSRYCGSFPPEDFCRAICGVIKYIKSYPKEWESLQENLLSNISNFSIWLYIALCRKLTHLPSHMISDKLVCKINEFALAQAPLIAPAQIPSLLKSVYYLGNCKKMESSIATIKTLLNYLIRQHKEIDCFGILTAYAISQVLNVDNHYLSQIMDTFVKDKIGIDKYKLIKFLKDLQYDKKIDTLVCKFVSDSVLPGIKARDVNLLIELALVFKEHKFARGVEDIAKTASELSVDGRDAVDYLRLTDIVSNSSNADIFKAVTDKFHPNTYAQAIILYKESESFAKWLKVALSQGISSIDKEIIPAMLHSLVTGNTNVDVNAKEIEQALDYISRPEILAKVPLFGQETLVKVVYHRKSHTNLIKDVFSIISSKPDIETYIIAISCLQAAIHLDTPRDAIIRWIIKYCTLAKSHLPLVLKLLIRCNIHQKDGSYDLTPICNAIDVALELDSDVGRIEKLKQLARKLNTPEPVEIPEPMYE
- a CDS encoding ATP synthase mitochondrial F1 complex assembly factor 1 (overlaps_old_locusTagID:BBM_III00305); amino-acid sequence: MCLKFSFYAKYLGYLSPRSATKLPNHSSPLCLIIINRQLFTCPVPRALNEVAKLPLLSKLGPERLCFVWNKQFEPRKDVATMTLDSGNYQLFTRNNKLFPMFITPLVYKYGFEVLIWQFVDPKCALITSLETYKQKGRDSYPLLIFTAFDELLVSHRLALLRVDVLCTKITKHQASTILRNIIKFYINDSYFEWVKRFNGMGEEFDFQSFKDNYLDMFNSESEC
- a CDS encoding hypothetical protein (overlaps_old_locusTagID:BBM_III00280;~overlaps_old_locusTagID:BBM_III00285), coding for MDSLRPPLIIGYTDTCDCWRLVVPILNLNFPLKIAYNLFPGLKYLQPKFTPIDYSTYSPIDVPFIEQPFLYILLISLPDLKIYKSNTRPLIQSWLKKMSYIEGERAIMIYSENNKDNTSTKAVDKVRHDISVAHHNKCHVYTLSSDTFKHADKFIDLIIACLVARREHLEDSYNIMWSRMIQTSAPLFDFKQIFSTSENLASFYMQTCEYAHALKIYDRLAVSKGTELDFPKFLNLFVDISQTCDLDQPTIILSDKLYACVDELTNQQKSYLYFSQYRLGMALQLYRLIGSSNQNTNCLKDCLEFITSNRRLMNGVEPAAKVHRWFLKTTLELANSCITTALSAHSLSTPINDGTVTGDKGEKVDVENSGLLQEYRLLGMLYSHAYFLSKLESDEVTIGSLRDTAINYFEMGGYHRFSKALSLLDDASGCETGKWVSAWDLPYPPFICLDVSFGVAELSNMPFPTQIYNTFNNTAVPLQFFCPLITAKSVQPMPLTVELTFLSVTKGDVLIKSNVLVPVGGSETDKFRLKESLILPEGMWLLKFVAHYGKILYPRDIASTTLSDMRCFDNLSLCSFKCIIKVTCPLSLKMYSDKVIETLDCAQWVCGHDNYIEFTSIVDPFELISPIPLVLIDPSNGNAIGDSESYTYRFNAGSYKFLVDCHIAERFVGHVVMKSCDNSTMIKTKIAVFPLFEINVHYMSELFLQLEITALKSINMQLQIGAPGTEGLNGPDGKGSPEIRSFPPLIPLIPFYVILDGATKQCEHTLIMNYENKTYKFRVDNLLGKQNQNQRKLGVRISASDDVGTGEPFAVSLYGSESEAVACEFEDSDDFILCGWNRKVFLQEESKLLHVQVHLIPVGPHGSSVLPPLKVTSYPSDKLLGVLQKHVYVAPSKIATFKVTELP
- a CDS encoding phosphatidylinositol glycan, class U (overlaps_old_locusTagID:BBM_III00310); its protein translation is MNGLEKKIFPINEWEWHTLERDLAHWIRTSGYRLDQSEQRPFRRVGFYTLMSGVTSGYLIHFLLGNLPRVPKKTTRIVISIFSGLYSSAVSTRMLRKSVFSQVLEMNSPLGDTARQILLNARNNQIMQQNFRQSTEFVSPATEYESLNSGDILNDPYDTNSNMQLTSMNNKLDVHKESDDNSNVNGLGNIGREKFRSWEDIRKKN
- a CDS encoding ferredoxin--NADP+ reductase (overlaps_old_locusTagID:BBM_III00290;~overlaps_old_locusTagID:BBM_III00295) yields the protein MWRVLVAGGGPAGLYVCRNLLNLPLKMHIDLYEKSQSLYGLLCTGVSPDKLSLKSLIPSFDSTLSNPNIRVHLGQKVGEMISASEIAMNYDFMILCTGATVPRNIIISGESNGRVFQALDFCNYYNGFGSRNAEDIMRCLGNNNATHATVIGNGNVALDIAKMLLYPRRSLEHTLMSKHIINTLPQLEKVYIVGRGGWINAKFTNAQLGSIVNSDLFHPVISPANYEKSINLHSGLLSMANTTSGRAIERRRKIVERMAKNYHINGKRILEFIFHSNVTKISQGTAKMDIQISNCAEHPINVESNVIFKALGFERDQLTLDLLSRENAEIFKANCCHFASVGWSKFGAKGDLSTTILQAKECAEFVNHITSLFKPKSGI
- a CDS encoding small subunit ribosomal protein S14 (overlaps_old_locusTagID:BBM_III00280), which translates into the protein MELVQIIRIFKMLPVYPMIRGGLSESIVNWGMSPSMILAYLPALCYILNTSHLSHIISNNCNKFSAYKPVPTIIKLSRIRSNYVKSVSNGSTSGELPLWEDTPESVQKQIRAYGPDPPEDVFRKPVRPLGFWGRMMAPDMSFMGVDRAVVVRNMKKKYQSTIYRNIRRTYKRYVKDAATLQEVLYWKYKLDSLPRDSSPVRFRRRCIVTGRSRGVIGIFGMCRHKVREFLGKGWIPGVSRASW